Proteins encoded together in one Chitinophaga varians window:
- the mgtA gene encoding magnesium-translocating P-type ATPase: MIRTAAGSIRRHIPFTQQVTADGFNVLAAKKLRHVARSDRAGAMNVLDSQEGGLTENQVQTKRRVFGLNEITHKKAPAWYKQFLQAFINPFIGVLAVIAIISFIMDVWLAAPGEQDYKTVCVVGVMVVLSSVLRFWQEFRSNRAAEKLKGMVKTTAMVLRNPEGAREIPIQEIVPGDIFLLSAGDMIPADCRVLQSKDLFVSQAMLTGEALPVEKQEFSIADAERRVPFELENICYLGTNVVSGAATAIAINTGDQTYFGSFSKTLITKRAETSFDKGVNSVSWLLIRFMLVMVPLIFVINGLVKHDWISALLFAIAVAVGLTPEMLPMIVTANLAKGALSMSKRKVIVKRLNAIQNIGAMDILCTDKTGTLTIDKIVLERHLNVLGQDDEEVLKWAYLNSYYQTGLRNLLDQAVLEHVEVHEHIQAGNRFTKIDEIPFDFQRRRMSVILQQRNGKHLLICKGAVEEMLALCSHAFNPGEDKELHPENDNVMVLDEGMRNHILRISRKLNEEGLRVLLVAIKEFDNRALTYGVADENNMTLTGFIGFLDPAKPSAQPSIEALHQLGITLKVLTGDNEIVTKKICRDVGIPVNNILLGPDLDNISDAELTKEIDNISIFAKLSPLQKTRVVKVLQQKGHTVGFMGDGINDAAALREADVGISVDTATDIAKESADIILLEKDLTVLRKGVIYGRRTFGNIIKYIKMTASSNFGNMFSMLGASAFLPFLPMLPIQLLVQNLLYDISQIAIPWDRMDKEYLEAPKKWDASGIARFMFFIGPISSIFDYLTFALLFFFFKANTPEHQAFFQSGWFIEGLLSQTLIVHMIRTRKVPFIQSWATAPVLALTTLVMAIGILLPFSPLAAALKMQAMPVQYFPFLFAILTSYCVLTQLIKNWFIRRFQSWL, from the coding sequence ATGATCAGAACAGCAGCAGGCAGCATCAGGCGGCACATACCCTTTACCCAGCAGGTAACTGCAGACGGATTTAATGTACTGGCAGCGAAGAAGCTCCGCCATGTGGCGCGAAGCGACAGGGCCGGTGCCATGAACGTGTTGGACAGCCAGGAAGGCGGTCTTACAGAAAACCAGGTGCAAACCAAGCGCAGGGTGTTCGGGCTCAATGAAATCACCCACAAAAAAGCGCCCGCCTGGTACAAACAATTCCTACAGGCTTTCATCAATCCCTTCATCGGCGTACTGGCCGTGATTGCCATTATATCCTTTATCATGGACGTGTGGCTGGCCGCTCCCGGTGAGCAGGACTACAAAACCGTCTGCGTAGTGGGCGTAATGGTGGTGCTGAGCTCCGTACTTCGTTTCTGGCAGGAGTTCCGCAGCAACCGCGCCGCGGAGAAACTCAAAGGCATGGTGAAAACTACTGCCATGGTGCTGCGTAATCCGGAAGGCGCCCGGGAGATACCCATCCAGGAGATCGTTCCCGGGGATATTTTCCTGCTGTCTGCCGGCGACATGATACCCGCAGACTGCCGGGTGCTGCAATCGAAAGACCTGTTCGTGAGCCAGGCGATGCTTACAGGAGAAGCGCTGCCGGTAGAGAAACAGGAATTCAGCATTGCAGATGCCGAACGCCGCGTACCCTTTGAACTGGAGAACATCTGTTATCTGGGCACCAACGTGGTGAGCGGCGCCGCTACGGCCATCGCCATCAATACCGGTGATCAGACTTACTTTGGCTCCTTTAGCAAAACCCTGATCACCAAAAGGGCGGAAACCAGTTTCGATAAAGGTGTGAACAGTGTCAGCTGGCTGCTGATCCGTTTTATGCTGGTAATGGTGCCGTTGATTTTTGTGATCAACGGACTGGTAAAACACGACTGGATCTCCGCTTTGCTTTTTGCTATAGCCGTTGCCGTTGGCCTTACGCCGGAAATGCTGCCCATGATCGTTACCGCCAACCTGGCCAAAGGAGCGCTGAGCATGAGCAAACGCAAAGTGATCGTAAAAAGGCTGAACGCCATTCAGAATATCGGCGCGATGGACATCCTGTGCACTGATAAAACAGGCACACTCACTATCGACAAAATAGTCCTGGAAAGGCATCTGAACGTATTGGGGCAGGATGACGAAGAAGTGCTTAAATGGGCTTATCTCAACAGCTACTATCAGACAGGGCTGAGGAACCTGCTGGACCAGGCCGTGCTGGAACATGTGGAGGTACATGAGCATATCCAGGCGGGCAACCGTTTTACCAAAATAGATGAAATACCGTTCGATTTCCAGCGCCGCCGCATGTCCGTAATATTGCAGCAGCGCAACGGCAAGCACCTGCTCATCTGCAAGGGCGCCGTGGAAGAGATGCTGGCCCTTTGTTCACATGCTTTTAACCCCGGAGAAGATAAAGAACTGCACCCCGAAAATGATAACGTCATGGTGCTGGACGAAGGTATGCGCAACCATATCCTCCGTATTTCCCGCAAGCTCAATGAAGAAGGGCTGCGCGTGTTGCTGGTCGCCATTAAGGAGTTCGACAACCGCGCCCTGACGTATGGCGTGGCGGATGAAAACAACATGACGCTGACCGGCTTCATTGGTTTCCTGGACCCCGCCAAACCTTCCGCCCAACCCTCTATCGAAGCATTGCACCAGCTGGGCATTACATTGAAAGTGCTGACCGGCGACAACGAGATCGTTACCAAAAAAATATGCCGGGACGTAGGAATACCGGTCAACAATATCCTGCTGGGGCCGGACCTGGACAATATCAGCGATGCTGAGCTCACAAAAGAAATCGACAACATCAGCATCTTCGCCAAGCTAAGCCCCCTGCAGAAAACCCGTGTGGTGAAAGTATTACAGCAGAAAGGGCATACGGTCGGTTTTATGGGAGATGGCATCAATGACGCTGCAGCTTTGAGAGAAGCTGATGTAGGCATCTCTGTGGACACTGCGACCGACATCGCCAAAGAAAGCGCGGACATTATCCTGCTGGAAAAAGACCTGACCGTATTGCGGAAAGGCGTGATTTACGGCCGCCGGACATTTGGCAACATCATCAAGTACATCAAGATGACCGCCAGCAGCAACTTTGGGAACATGTTCAGTATGCTGGGGGCCAGTGCGTTTCTGCCGTTTCTGCCGATGTTGCCTATTCAGTTGCTGGTGCAGAACCTGTTGTATGATATTTCGCAGATAGCCATTCCCTGGGACCGGATGGACAAGGAATATCTCGAAGCACCTAAAAAGTGGGATGCTTCCGGTATTGCACGGTTTATGTTTTTCATCGGGCCTATCAGTTCTATTTTTGATTATCTGACATTTGCCTTGTTGTTTTTCTTTTTCAAAGCCAATACGCCGGAGCACCAGGCATTTTTCCAGAGCGGCTGGTTCATAGAAGGGTTGTTGTCACAGACGCTGATTGTGCATATGATCCGTACGCGTAAGGTGCCGTTCATTCAAAGCTGGGCCACCGCACCGGTGCTGGCGTTGACAACGCTGGTAATGGCCATTGGTATTTTACTGCCATTCAGTCCGCTGGCCGCGGCATTAAAAATGCAGGCCATGCCGGTCCAATATTTTCCTTTTCTGTTCGCTATCCTGACCAGCTATTGTGTGTTAACGCAGCTGATCAAAAACTGGTTCATCCGGCGTTTTCAGAGCTGGCTGTAA
- a CDS encoding winged helix-turn-helix transcriptional regulator, whose protein sequence is MKTYINKYPECDYKGRTRALNDAMELLQGKWKVLIIAVLCCRGRKRFSDLQQEIEGISAKMLTRELQVLELNLLVSRTVCSTKPVTVRYEITPYGKTLEKIVFQLMDWGAEHRRHIMASTQPVNS, encoded by the coding sequence ATGAAAACATATATCAACAAGTATCCTGAATGTGACTACAAAGGAAGAACAAGGGCCCTGAACGATGCGATGGAGCTCCTCCAGGGCAAATGGAAAGTATTAATTATCGCGGTATTGTGCTGCCGCGGACGGAAACGTTTTTCTGACCTGCAACAGGAAATAGAAGGCATCAGCGCTAAAATGCTGACACGGGAACTGCAGGTGCTGGAACTGAACCTGCTGGTGTCCCGCACCGTTTGTTCCACCAAACCTGTTACGGTGCGGTACGAGATCACGCCGTATGGAAAAACCCTTGAAAAAATTGTCTTTCAGCTGATGGACTGGGGAGCGGAACACCGCCGCCATATTATGGCGTCTACTCAGCCTGTAAACTCCTGA